The following are encoded in a window of uncultured Ilyobacter sp. genomic DNA:
- a CDS encoding phosphatidylglycerol lysyltransferase domain-containing protein has product MYTFNKLNKEGYSFKIIDQSEVDFVIVYLKNISDAWLDLKNSSEKNFSLENFEKDYIKNFKIGVIKKNEKIIAFSNIWETFNKNELSVDLMSYKPYSPNSVMEFLFPTLSNYDYIRLKKGEIIWKEFSWLELLYLLVLLLGNYVLFLNYQK; this is encoded by the coding sequence ATGTATACATTCAATAAGCTTAACAAAGAGGGCTATTCCTTTAAAATTATTGATCAAAGTGAAGTAGACTTCGTGATAGTTTATCTAAAGAATATTTCAGATGCTTGGCTTGATTTAAAAAATAGTTCTGAAAAAAATTTTTCTCTTGAAAATTTTGAAAAAGATTACATAAAAAACTTCAAAATAGGAGTTATTAAAAAAAATGAAAAAATAATAGCCTTTTCTAATATTTGGGAAACTTTTAATAAAAATGAGCTATCTGTGGATCTAATGAGCTATAAACCTTATTCTCCAAATTCCGTAATGGAGTTTTTATTTCCTACATTGTCAAATTACGACTATATTAGATTAAAGAAAGGTGAAATAATATGGAAGGAATTCTCGTGGTTGGAATTATTATATTTACTGGTTTTATTGTTGGGGAACTATGTACTCTTTTTAAATTACCAAAAGTAA
- a CDS encoding RidA family protein, translated as MKKTIFTKNAPAAVGPYSQAMRAGDMLFVSGQIPFVPETMKLISEDIKEQTRQSLENVKAILEEAGASLNDVVKAGVFIKDMNEFGAINEVYSEYFSENKPARACVEVARLPLDVRVEIEVIAYLGK; from the coding sequence ATGAAAAAAACAATATTTACCAAAAATGCACCGGCAGCAGTAGGACCATATTCCCAGGCAATGAGAGCAGGAGATATGTTATTTGTATCGGGACAGATTCCTTTCGTCCCTGAAACCATGAAATTGATATCGGAAGATATAAAGGAACAAACGAGACAGTCACTGGAAAATGTAAAAGCTATCCTAGAGGAGGCAGGGGCTTCATTAAATGACGTAGTGAAAGCAGGAGTGTTTATAAAGGATATGAATGAATTTGGAGCAATAAATGAGGTTTATTCCGAATATTTTTCAGAGAATAAGCCGGCAAGAGCATGCGTAGAAGTAGCAAGACTTCCGTTGGATGTAAGGGTAGAAATAGAGGTTATTGCTTATTTAGGAAAATAA
- a CDS encoding D-aminoacylase → MKSVLIKNGVIIDGSREKRYTGNILLEGNRIKKIGDFHDEADKIIDASGKIVAPGFIDTHSHSDLRVLLEPFLEPKIRQGITTEILGQDGISMAPLPKEYVSSWRKNLAGLNGDSNNLSWDWETTHNYLNLISENGTGTNQLYLVPHGNIRMEAMGLDSRPATKEELEKMKEITRRELKAGAVGVSTGLIYIPCAYSLTEELVEICKVAAEFDRPLVIHQRSEADTILESMEEVITIARESGVKIHFSHFKICGKKNWDMIKDIEKLLDGCKAEGIKVSYDQYPYVAGSTMLGVIIPAWAHAGGTDKLVERLGNPKDRAKIKQDIENGIKGWDNFIDFAGFEGIFVTSVKTRANEDCIGKNLLEIAELRGKDKFDAVFDLLKEEENAVGMYDYYGKDEHVVTFMTREESNICTDGLLGGKPHPRVYGSFPRVIGKFVREMKAMTLEEAVYKMTKKSADTFKIKERGLLKEGYFADVVIFDENTTIDKGTFVDPVQYPEGISHVIINGSVVIDNYIKDEKLAGKVIRL, encoded by the coding sequence ATGAAAAGTGTTTTGATAAAAAATGGAGTAATTATCGACGGAAGTAGAGAAAAAAGATATACTGGAAATATTCTTTTAGAAGGGAATCGTATAAAAAAAATTGGAGACTTCCATGATGAGGCTGATAAAATAATAGATGCATCTGGAAAAATAGTAGCCCCAGGATTTATAGACACTCATAGTCACTCTGATTTAAGAGTTCTATTAGAGCCATTTCTAGAACCTAAAATTCGTCAGGGGATTACTACTGAAATTTTAGGACAAGACGGTATCTCTATGGCTCCTTTACCAAAAGAATATGTAAGTTCATGGAGAAAGAATCTGGCAGGATTAAATGGTGATAGCAATAATCTGAGCTGGGACTGGGAAACTACCCATAATTATTTAAATTTAATTTCAGAAAATGGAACAGGAACAAATCAACTATATTTAGTTCCTCATGGAAATATAAGGATGGAAGCAATGGGTCTAGATTCAAGACCTGCCACAAAAGAGGAACTCGAAAAAATGAAAGAAATAACAAGAAGAGAGCTAAAGGCAGGAGCAGTTGGGGTTTCAACTGGACTTATATATATTCCTTGTGCATACTCTCTGACAGAAGAGTTAGTTGAAATTTGCAAAGTCGCTGCAGAATTTGATAGACCTCTTGTAATACACCAGAGAAGTGAAGCCGACACAATTTTAGAATCCATGGAAGAAGTAATTACTATAGCCAGAGAAAGCGGAGTTAAGATTCACTTTTCCCATTTTAAAATTTGCGGAAAGAAAAACTGGGACATGATAAAAGATATAGAAAAGCTCTTGGACGGGTGTAAAGCGGAGGGAATAAAAGTTTCATATGATCAGTATCCATATGTAGCAGGGAGTACTATGCTTGGAGTAATTATTCCGGCATGGGCACATGCTGGGGGAACAGACAAGTTAGTCGAAAGACTAGGGAATCCAAAAGACAGAGCTAAAATAAAGCAAGATATAGAAAACGGTATAAAAGGGTGGGACAACTTTATAGACTTTGCAGGGTTTGAAGGTATTTTTGTTACATCTGTTAAAACCAGGGCTAACGAGGACTGTATAGGTAAAAATCTTTTAGAAATAGCAGAGCTTAGAGGAAAAGATAAATTTGATGCGGTATTTGATCTTTTAAAAGAAGAAGAAAATGCAGTTGGAATGTATGATTATTATGGGAAAGATGAACATGTGGTTACTTTTATGACAAGAGAAGAAAGTAATATATGCACAGACGGACTTTTAGGTGGGAAACCACATCCGAGAGTTTATGGATCATTTCCAAGGGTAATCGGAAAATTTGTAAGGGAAATGAAAGCTATGACGTTAGAAGAAGCCGTTTATAAAATGACAAAAAAATCTGCGGATACTTTTAAAATAAAAGAAAGAGGACTATTGAAAGAAGGTTATTTTGCAGATGTTGTAATTTTTGATGAAAATACAACTATTGATAAGGGAACATTTGTTGATCCAGTTCAATATCCAGAAGGGATAAGTCATGTAATAATAAATGGAAGTGTTGTTATCGATAACTATATAAAAGATGAAAAGTTAGCCGGAAAAGTAATTAGACTATAA
- a CDS encoding sodium:solute symporter family protein, translating to MNSSQITALIIIFIYMALTVAIGLFASRKKKSEKEKQNNDDFLMAGKSLGPLVLAGTLFAANTGGASTTGIATNVYQYGLSSAWYVIAAGIGFVLVSFIAPYFRRAQANTVPEIISKRYGKPSHIVTAITSIIALFMATGAQIIATASIINVVTGFDFRTAAIVSTIVVIVYTMFGGFKSVTAANLMHVLCITVGMTIAMFVMVNNKNVGGFSSLIEKAKVMQDTQGANMNLLSMTKVGATTILGYIAMYFMTFPTGQEIVQTYCSAKDGKSAKLGSVIAGLISAFYAIVPTIIGLLAYVCIDGYALGGSQKNALAQATITFAPPVLAGLVLAAIVAATMSSASGNMIGTATMFTKDIFIPYINKGVKDDKKEIFISKATMFIVGIVGLLIALGARNVISVMMGAFALRSAGPFAAFICAIFYKDVTKMAGFISIITGTVVAAIWIYVFDTPFGLNAMVPGGIIAFIVIFGVSYLERKRGIEAAPAIQFENI from the coding sequence ATGAATAGTTCACAAATAACAGCTTTAATAATTATTTTTATTTATATGGCATTGACAGTTGCTATAGGTCTTTTTGCGTCAAGAAAAAAGAAATCAGAAAAAGAAAAACAGAATAATGATGACTTTTTAATGGCTGGTAAATCTTTAGGTCCACTTGTTCTTGCAGGGACATTATTTGCAGCTAATACCGGTGGGGCAAGCACAACAGGAATTGCGACGAATGTTTATCAATATGGACTTTCTTCAGCATGGTACGTTATAGCTGCTGGAATTGGATTTGTTTTAGTTTCGTTTATAGCTCCATACTTTAGAAGAGCACAGGCTAACACAGTTCCAGAGATAATCAGCAAAAGGTATGGGAAACCATCGCATATAGTAACCGCAATCACATCTATAATAGCATTATTTATGGCCACAGGGGCTCAAATTATAGCAACAGCTTCTATTATTAATGTTGTAACTGGTTTTGATTTTAGAACGGCAGCAATTGTGAGTACAATAGTTGTTATTGTATATACAATGTTTGGAGGATTTAAATCCGTCACAGCCGCTAATTTAATGCATGTTTTATGTATAACGGTTGGTATGACTATAGCTATGTTTGTAATGGTCAATAATAAAAATGTTGGAGGATTTAGTTCATTAATTGAAAAAGCGAAAGTTATGCAAGATACACAGGGAGCTAACATGAATCTTCTTAGTATGACAAAGGTTGGGGCAACTACAATATTAGGTTATATAGCTATGTACTTTATGACTTTCCCAACAGGACAAGAGATTGTGCAAACATATTGTTCTGCTAAAGATGGTAAATCAGCAAAGCTAGGATCTGTAATAGCCGGTCTTATATCAGCATTCTACGCAATTGTACCTACAATAATTGGACTGTTAGCATATGTTTGTATTGATGGTTATGCATTAGGTGGATCACAGAAAAATGCTTTGGCACAAGCAACAATAACATTTGCTCCTCCTGTTTTAGCCGGTCTTGTTTTAGCCGCTATAGTTGCTGCCACTATGAGTAGTGCTTCAGGAAATATGATAGGAACAGCTACAATGTTTACTAAAGATATTTTTATTCCTTACATAAATAAAGGTGTCAAGGATGATAAAAAAGAAATTTTTATTTCAAAAGCAACCATGTTTATAGTTGGAATAGTAGGATTGTTAATAGCGCTAGGAGCTAGAAATGTTATCAGTGTTATGATGGGTGCTTTTGCTCTTAGAAGTGCGGGCCCATTTGCTGCCTTTATTTGTGCTATTTTTTATAAAGATGTTACAAAAATGGCAGGTTTTATATCGATTATTACCGGAACAGTTGTTGCAGCGATTTGGATTTATGTATTTGACACTCCGTTTGGATTAAATGCAATGGTCCCAGGAGGAATTATAGCATTTATAGTTATATTTGGAGTATCATACTTAGAGAGAAAAAGAGGAATCGAAGCTGCTCCTGCAATTCAGTTTGAAAATATTTAA
- a CDS encoding YgeY family selenium metabolism-linked hydrolase, protein MLSQSREEKLITLCQELIKNPSVSGKEEKVAKTIEKIMLDDFGFDDVQIDKYGNVIGRIKGNKPGKAILFDGHIDTVPVTDDSVWNYAPFGGEIVEGKIYGRGASDMKGQVSAMIAAASYFAEDTKREFEGDIYVAGVVHEEIFEGIAAREISKNIKPDYVVIGESSELNLKIGQRGRGEIVVEVFGKPAHSANPHKGINSVVKMAGVIQRIEKLVPNEHPKLGKGILCLTDIKSSPYPGASVVPEYCKATFDRRLLVGETKESVLAPIKELLNEMMSEDPELKAKVSYAIGKEMCYTGNLIEGERFFPGWLYSEEDEFVKAAYKGLKEAGIDSKITQYSFCTNGSHYAGEAGIQTIGFGPSRENLAHTIDEHIEIEQLYLGAKGYYGILKSVYNK, encoded by the coding sequence ATGTTAAGTCAAAGTAGAGAGGAAAAGTTAATTACACTATGTCAAGAACTGATAAAAAATCCATCTGTTTCAGGAAAGGAAGAGAAGGTAGCAAAAACTATTGAGAAAATCATGCTAGATGACTTTGGATTTGATGATGTACAGATTGATAAATACGGGAATGTGATAGGAAGAATAAAAGGGAACAAGCCCGGAAAAGCAATCCTTTTCGATGGGCATATAGACACAGTGCCAGTAACCGATGATTCTGTATGGAACTATGCTCCCTTCGGAGGAGAAATAGTAGAAGGTAAGATATATGGAAGAGGAGCTTCAGACATGAAGGGACAAGTTTCTGCAATGATAGCAGCAGCGTCGTACTTTGCTGAGGATACAAAGAGGGAATTCGAGGGAGATATCTATGTTGCCGGTGTAGTACACGAAGAAATTTTTGAAGGAATTGCCGCAAGAGAGATTTCTAAGAATATCAAGCCTGACTACGTTGTAATCGGAGAGTCTTCAGAATTAAACCTAAAGATAGGCCAAAGAGGAAGAGGGGAGATTGTTGTAGAGGTATTTGGAAAACCTGCTCACTCAGCTAACCCCCATAAGGGTATCAACTCTGTGGTTAAGATGGCAGGAGTAATCCAAAGAATAGAGAAGCTTGTACCAAATGAGCATCCGAAGCTTGGAAAAGGAATTCTCTGCCTCACGGATATCAAATCTTCACCCTATCCAGGAGCATCTGTAGTACCAGAGTATTGTAAAGCTACCTTTGACAGAAGACTTCTTGTTGGAGAAACTAAGGAATCAGTTCTTGCACCAATTAAAGAGTTGCTAAATGAAATGATGTCTGAAGATCCTGAGCTAAAGGCAAAAGTGTCGTATGCTATAGGAAAAGAGATGTGCTATACAGGCAATCTAATAGAAGGAGAAAGGTTCTTTCCGGGATGGCTTTACTCTGAGGAAGATGAATTTGTAAAGGCAGCATATAAGGGACTTAAAGAGGCTGGAATAGATTCTAAGATCACTCAGTATTCATTCTGCACAAATGGATCTCATTATGCAGGAGAAGCTGGAATTCAAACGATAGGATTTGGACCATCTAGAGAAAACCTTGCTCATACAATCGATGAGCATATAGAGATAGAGCAGCTTTATCTAGGAGCCAAGGGATATTACGGGATTTTAAAATCAGTGTATAACAAATAG
- the dpaL gene encoding diaminopropionate ammonia-lyase, translated as MDNYIKWTKNNIPKKNPKDCIKFLNKKEVEKARRFHESFDQYTVTPLADLENFANYLGLNGIYLKDESYRFGLNAFKVLGGSFAMGKYLAYKLGKDISELGYKELTSDSVRKQLGNITFATATDGNHGRGVAWTANKLKQKSVVYMPKGSSLTRLENIRSEGAEASITDVNYDDAVRIANDYANTNNGVVIQDTAWEGYEEIPAWIMQGYGTMALEAIDQLKSKNIEKPTHIFLQAGVGSLAGAVQGVFASIYGEECPTTVIVEANLADCLYKSAKLGNGDIEFVGGDMQTIMAGLACGEPNTIGWEVLKNHSAVFVSCPDWVAANGMRILGNPIKGDDQIISGESGAVTAGLLFEVMTNPKYAELKEDLNLDENSRVLLFSTEGDTDPDIYKKIVWLGAHSK; from the coding sequence ATGGACAATTATATTAAATGGACAAAAAATAACATCCCAAAAAAAAATCCTAAAGACTGTATTAAATTTTTAAACAAGAAGGAGGTTGAGAAGGCAAGGAGATTTCACGAGAGCTTTGACCAGTATACTGTAACTCCGCTAGCAGATCTTGAAAATTTTGCTAATTATCTTGGGTTAAATGGAATTTACCTTAAGGATGAGTCCTACAGATTTGGATTAAATGCATTCAAGGTGCTTGGAGGATCTTTTGCAATGGGTAAGTATCTAGCATACAAACTAGGAAAAGATATATCTGAACTCGGATATAAGGAGCTCACATCGGATTCTGTAAGGAAACAACTAGGAAATATTACCTTTGCCACGGCAACGGATGGAAACCATGGTAGGGGAGTGGCCTGGACAGCCAATAAGCTAAAGCAAAAATCGGTGGTATATATGCCAAAGGGTTCTTCTTTGACCAGGCTTGAGAATATTAGGTCAGAAGGTGCAGAAGCAAGTATTACAGATGTAAATTATGACGATGCAGTTAGAATTGCAAATGATTATGCAAATACCAATAACGGTGTGGTGATTCAGGATACTGCCTGGGAAGGTTATGAGGAGATACCGGCATGGATCATGCAGGGGTATGGAACTATGGCGCTTGAGGCAATAGATCAGCTAAAATCAAAAAATATAGAAAAACCTACTCATATTTTTCTACAGGCTGGAGTTGGGTCCCTTGCCGGAGCAGTACAGGGAGTATTTGCATCTATTTATGGAGAAGAATGCCCTACAACCGTAATTGTAGAAGCAAATCTCGCAGACTGTCTTTATAAATCAGCTAAACTTGGAAATGGAGATATAGAATTTGTAGGAGGGGATATGCAGACTATCATGGCTGGACTTGCATGCGGTGAACCAAATACAATCGGGTGGGAAGTGCTGAAGAACCACTCTGCAGTATTTGTGTCATGTCCAGACTGGGTAGCGGCTAACGGAATGAGAATCCTAGGAAACCCAATTAAGGGGGATGATCAAATAATTTCTGGAGAATCTGGAGCAGTAACAGCTGGTCTTTTGTTTGAGGTAATGACAAATCCTAAGTATGCCGAGCTAAAGGAAGATCTCAATCTAGATGAAAACTCAAGAGTTCTTCTCTTCTCGACAGAGGGAGATACAGATCCGGATATTTATAAGAAGATAGTATGGTTGGGAGCTCATTCTAAGTAA
- a CDS encoding sigma 54-interacting transcriptional regulator has translation MKFYKNNLEEFMTYSILMKYENEMREIAEALHNILKVDVEIIDNNLFKIAATGRLKYNLGKVIKGNISCRVLEEQTLIVVNNPGQEDICQNCSEKFDCKQKMEISAPIIYEKKVVGVIGVICYTSIQKAIILENIDKIKKSLNVFCDLISSKIYQTERAHKLLEKVNFLEKIVNDMKKGVILVNYKDEIISINNRALYLLNLNPENIAKSFNIIGDNQDLEKSITFKLNISNKNYEILGQYIKIDSLGFESNKILIFDEVYDTSNKNSEELKNLLLIGESKEVKNLKENIKKASEITSSVLISGESGSNLEDIARAIHNLSDKRNLPFEIIQCGNYSTERLNEEFYGRFDINSSSGIRFGKFEFANGGTIFLNDIDKLPIIFQYDLLKIIKNSSIIKPHSEQEIPLKVRVIAGSNLKLSEMIENNLFNKELYYRLNVIPIKIPPLKERKEDIEIIIDNLIKKYSDILKIYVHKVEDSAKTKLLNYSWPGNWQELESCIEFLVNLSGNTGKISDYMLPEYINNDNFYIDADEIKAISKLEKAEIIKALNKFGNTTSGKKLAAKSLEIGIATLYRKIESYKIESELKYK, from the coding sequence ATGAAATTTTATAAAAATAATTTGGAGGAATTTATGACTTACAGCATATTGATGAAATATGAAAACGAGATGAGAGAAATCGCAGAAGCACTTCACAATATTTTGAAGGTAGATGTGGAAATAATTGATAATAATTTATTTAAGATCGCCGCTACAGGAAGGCTTAAGTATAATCTTGGTAAGGTTATAAAAGGAAATATTAGCTGCAGAGTTTTAGAGGAACAAACTTTAATTGTAGTTAATAATCCAGGTCAAGAGGACATTTGTCAAAACTGTAGCGAAAAATTCGACTGTAAACAAAAGATGGAGATATCAGCTCCCATTATATATGAAAAAAAGGTTGTAGGAGTTATAGGGGTTATATGCTATACATCTATTCAAAAAGCAATCATATTGGAAAATATTGATAAAATAAAAAAATCTTTGAATGTATTCTGTGATCTCATCAGTTCTAAAATATATCAAACTGAAAGAGCTCATAAACTACTGGAAAAAGTTAACTTTTTGGAGAAAATAGTAAATGATATGAAAAAGGGAGTAATTTTAGTAAATTATAAGGATGAAATTATCAGTATCAACAATCGTGCACTATATCTATTAAATTTAAATCCAGAAAATATAGCCAAGAGTTTTAATATTATTGGGGATAACCAAGATTTAGAAAAGAGCATTACCTTCAAATTAAATATATCTAATAAAAATTATGAAATTCTGGGACAGTACATAAAAATTGATTCTCTAGGTTTTGAAAGTAATAAGATACTTATTTTTGATGAAGTCTACGACACATCCAATAAAAATTCAGAAGAACTAAAAAATTTGCTGTTAATAGGAGAATCTAAAGAAGTTAAGAATCTTAAAGAAAATATCAAAAAAGCATCAGAAATAACTTCTTCTGTTTTAATTTCAGGTGAATCTGGGAGCAATTTAGAAGACATTGCCAGAGCTATCCATAATTTAAGTGATAAAAGAAACCTTCCTTTTGAAATCATTCAGTGCGGTAATTATTCCACTGAAAGATTAAATGAAGAATTTTACGGAAGATTTGATATTAATAGCTCATCTGGTATTAGATTTGGAAAGTTTGAGTTTGCAAATGGTGGTACTATATTTTTAAATGATATAGATAAGCTTCCGATCATATTTCAGTACGATTTGCTAAAGATAATAAAAAATAGCAGTATTATAAAACCTCACTCTGAGCAAGAAATACCTTTAAAAGTAAGGGTAATAGCTGGTTCAAATCTTAAATTAAGTGAAATGATCGAAAACAATCTTTTTAACAAAGAACTTTACTACAGGTTAAATGTTATCCCTATAAAAATTCCGCCATTAAAAGAAAGAAAAGAAGATATAGAAATTATTATAGATAATCTAATAAAAAAATATTCTGATATTTTAAAGATATACGTTCATAAAGTAGAAGATAGTGCCAAAACTAAGCTTTTAAATTATTCATGGCCAGGAAACTGGCAGGAATTGGAAAGTTGCATAGAATTTTTAGTTAATCTTTCTGGAAATACCGGTAAAATATCTGATTATATGCTTCCTGAATATATAAATAATGATAATTTTTATATAGATGCAGATGAGATAAAGGCAATTTCAAAGCTAGAAAAAGCTGAAATTATAAAAGCATTAAATAAATTTGGAAATACAACTTCTGGGAAAAAATTAGCTGCTAAATCATTAGAAATAGGGATCGCAACCCTATACAGAAAGATTGAATCTTATAAAATAGAATCCGAACTCAAATACAAATAA
- a CDS encoding M20 family metallopeptidase: protein MKKKLFSHIDLIETKLLEIGDFIYDNPEVGLEEFKSSKLLSEYLMKNKFNVKMGIGGFETAFKAVYESGTGGPSIGLLCEYDAIDGIGHACAHHMQGPAIIGAAISLKEVLKDKDFKIVVYGTPAEETLGGKIQMVKEGCFQDIDIALMMHGSPTTTTDIKSLAMSNFDVKFHGVSSHAALSPENGRSALDGLLLLFQGIEFMREHIKEDTRIHYTITNAGGPANVVPKLAEAKFSLRSYDRKYLNTVIERFKKIVEGASLMTETNYEIEEVKSLDNKIPVIKLNDILMENAQLIEAPNISPPREKTGSTDFGNVMYQVPGSCIRVAFVPEGTSSHSVEFLKAGKTKEAHNAIIFASKILAGTAYDIISDLSLLSQIREEFKNNKAIER from the coding sequence ATGAAGAAAAAGTTGTTTTCTCATATTGATCTTATAGAAACTAAATTACTCGAGATAGGAGACTTTATTTATGATAATCCTGAAGTGGGGCTTGAAGAGTTTAAAAGTTCCAAATTATTAAGTGAGTATCTTATGAAAAATAAATTTAATGTAAAAATGGGAATAGGAGGGTTTGAGACAGCTTTTAAAGCTGTCTATGAATCTGGAACGGGAGGGCCATCTATAGGATTGTTATGTGAGTATGATGCAATAGATGGAATAGGTCATGCGTGCGCTCATCACATGCAAGGACCAGCTATAATTGGTGCAGCAATTTCTTTAAAGGAAGTACTAAAAGATAAAGATTTTAAAATTGTTGTCTATGGAACTCCTGCTGAAGAAACTCTTGGAGGAAAAATCCAAATGGTCAAGGAAGGATGCTTTCAAGATATAGATATAGCTCTCATGATGCATGGATCCCCAACTACAACTACAGATATAAAGTCTCTAGCTATGTCAAATTTTGATGTTAAATTTCATGGTGTTAGTTCTCACGCAGCTTTATCACCAGAAAATGGAAGGAGTGCTTTAGACGGACTACTACTTCTGTTTCAGGGAATTGAATTTATGAGAGAGCATATAAAGGAAGATACAAGGATTCACTATACAATAACTAATGCAGGAGGACCAGCCAATGTTGTTCCTAAGTTAGCTGAAGCAAAATTCAGTCTGAGGTCTTATGATAGGAAGTATTTAAATACTGTAATAGAAAGATTTAAAAAAATTGTAGAGGGAGCATCCCTTATGACAGAAACAAATTATGAAATAGAAGAAGTCAAATCTTTAGATAACAAGATTCCAGTTATAAAATTAAACGACATTTTAATGGAAAATGCTCAATTGATTGAAGCTCCAAATATTAGTCCTCCAAGAGAAAAAACTGGTTCCACAGATTTTGGGAATGTTATGTATCAAGTCCCAGGATCTTGTATAAGAGTTGCATTTGTTCCGGAGGGAACATCTTCTCACTCAGTTGAATTTTTAAAAGCAGGGAAGACAAAGGAAGCTCATAACGCTATTATATTTGCTTCAAAAATACTTGCTGGAACAGCATACGATATTATATCAGATCTTAGTTTGTTATCTCAAATACGAGAAGAATTCAAGAATAATAAGGCTATAGAACGGTAA
- a CDS encoding YfcC family protein, giving the protein MDILANSLKKKKFQFPHTYVIIVVLIFFAILLTWIVPAGEFDRVKDVASGKKIIVAGTYKIIESKPISFLSIPLKIVEGMNKASNIVFVVLVVGGAFNVILKTGMFQALTGKITKHYGHNEAVIIPAFTITFAIACMSMGVNTFIGFAPVAIILARSLGYDAVVGVAMVALGGAIGFSTGTFNPFTTGVAQAIAGLPMFSGVGYRIFCMIVFLVVTNIYIIWYAKKVKANPELSVVRDLELQEMGGEKLEHKEHNLEKRHFLVLAVVLSLFGLLIYGGSHLHWSLDQTGALFLWMAILGGLAYGFTANEIASAFVEGSKKLIFGALIIGFARAISLILTEGMILDTTVYHLGNMLGSLPAQLQSVGMFLMQLVINGLLTSGSGQAAVTMPIMLPVSDLIGMTRQTAVLAFNFGDGLSNYILPTSSALMGFLAIANIGYDKWMKFMWRLFLIWVVTGSILVVIATQINYGPF; this is encoded by the coding sequence ATGGACATTTTAGCAAATTCTTTAAAAAAGAAAAAGTTTCAATTCCCACACACATACGTAATAATCGTTGTGTTGATTTTTTTTGCCATATTACTCACTTGGATAGTTCCTGCTGGCGAGTTTGATCGTGTAAAAGATGTTGCATCAGGAAAAAAGATTATTGTTGCTGGAACTTATAAGATTATTGAAAGTAAGCCCATCTCATTTTTGTCTATACCACTTAAAATTGTTGAAGGAATGAATAAGGCGAGTAATATTGTTTTTGTTGTTTTAGTGGTTGGAGGAGCATTTAATGTTATTTTAAAAACAGGAATGTTCCAAGCGTTGACGGGAAAAATAACGAAACATTATGGGCATAATGAAGCCGTCATAATTCCAGCGTTTACAATTACTTTTGCGATTGCATGTATGTCTATGGGAGTAAATACTTTTATTGGTTTTGCACCGGTTGCAATAATATTAGCCCGTTCCTTGGGATACGATGCAGTAGTCGGAGTGGCGATGGTAGCGTTGGGGGGTGCTATAGGATTTAGTACTGGGACTTTTAACCCATTTACAACAGGGGTGGCTCAAGCTATAGCTGGATTGCCGATGTTTTCTGGTGTAGGATATAGAATTTTCTGTATGATAGTATTTTTAGTGGTCACGAATATATATATAATATGGTATGCTAAAAAAGTAAAAGCTAATCCAGAACTAAGTGTAGTTAGGGACCTAGAGCTACAAGAGATGGGGGGAGAAAAGTTAGAGCATAAGGAACATAATTTAGAAAAAAGACATTTTCTTGTACTTGCAGTGGTTCTAAGTCTGTTTGGGCTTCTAATTTATGGGGGATCACATTTGCATTGGAGTTTAGATCAGACAGGGGCATTATTTTTGTGGATGGCTATATTAGGTGGATTAGCATATGGATTTACAGCAAATGAGATAGCTTCAGCATTTGTTGAAGGGTCCAAAAAATTAATTTTCGGAGCACTAATAATAGGATTTGCAAGAGCCATATCATTGATTCTTACAGAAGGAATGATTCTAGACACAACTGTTTACCATCTTGGGAACATGCTTGGAAGTCTCCCAGCTCAGTTACAGTCGGTAGGAATGTTTCTAATGCAGTTAGTTATAAATGGATTACTTACTTCAGGAAGTGGACAGGCAGCAGTAACTATGCCGATCATGCTACCTGTATCAGACTTAATTGGTATGACAAGACAAACTGCTGTGCTTGCATTTAACTTTGGAGATGGATTAAGCAATTATATTCTACCGACATCATCTGCCTTAATGGGATTCTTAGCTATAGCTAATATAGGATATGATAAGTGGATGAAATTTATGTGGAGATTATTTCTGATTTGGGTAGTAACTGGATCTATACTGGTAGTAATAGCTACTCAGATTAATTATGGGCCGTTTTAA